Proteins from a genomic interval of Gordonia sp. SL306:
- a CDS encoding HypC/HybG/HupF family hydrogenase formation chaperone, producing MCLAVPGKVVSIDDDADTLMSIVDFGGLHKEVCLQYIPDAAIGDYVLVHVGFAIQRLDEESALATLAEFEHLGVLSEEFGDGFARAAEQAGVADPRRTDGDRDETEVTR from the coding sequence ATGTGTCTGGCGGTACCGGGCAAGGTCGTGTCCATCGATGACGACGCCGACACCCTCATGTCGATCGTCGACTTCGGCGGGCTCCACAAAGAGGTGTGTCTGCAATACATTCCGGACGCCGCGATCGGCGACTACGTGCTGGTGCACGTCGGTTTCGCCATCCAGCGCCTCGACGAGGAGTCCGCCCTCGCAACGCTTGCGGAGTTCGAGCACCTCGGCGTGCTGTCCGAGGAATTCGGTGACGGCTTCGCCCGCGCCGCCGAACAGGCCGGGGTGGCCGACCCCCGGCGAACAGATGGCGACCGCGACGAGACAGAGGTGACACGATGA
- a CDS encoding DUF6390 family protein: MLTPDRRTRRVDDPGVTTFARYAFAPNELGYCGPEDFVELLHGEPSRIAERANEFEGAWAYLVTLAEAIGNRDPLDAAIVHAYWVGDDLLAQVDPQVLLDNLRARIRGPATGLLHSVAAAAKPPAHHNFHVLAVYPWVTLLHVDDTTPLSILQNCCIRAGEVESVHGDVARVSRRELSFDGAHLSLGSPTTAPARWRLPGHEMIAEPVAGLSVSLHWDWICGVLEPSEAAQLEMITQRVLDIVNPCLDALRDGRRTK, translated from the coding sequence ATGTTGACGCCCGACCGTCGGACTCGTCGCGTCGATGATCCCGGTGTCACCACGTTCGCGCGGTATGCCTTCGCGCCCAACGAGCTCGGCTATTGCGGCCCCGAGGATTTCGTCGAACTGCTGCACGGGGAACCCAGTCGGATTGCCGAACGCGCGAACGAGTTCGAGGGTGCCTGGGCGTATCTCGTCACCCTCGCCGAGGCGATCGGGAACCGGGATCCACTGGATGCGGCCATCGTGCACGCCTATTGGGTCGGCGACGACCTGCTGGCGCAGGTCGATCCGCAGGTCCTGTTGGACAATCTCCGGGCTCGCATCCGGGGACCGGCGACCGGGCTCCTGCATTCCGTCGCCGCCGCGGCGAAACCACCCGCACATCACAACTTCCACGTGCTGGCCGTGTATCCGTGGGTCACGCTGCTCCATGTCGACGACACCACGCCGCTGTCGATCCTGCAGAACTGCTGTATCCGAGCGGGGGAGGTGGAGTCGGTGCACGGCGACGTCGCCCGGGTCTCGCGACGGGAACTGTCCTTTGACGGGGCGCACCTCTCGCTGGGCAGCCCGACCACCGCACCGGCACGCTGGCGGCTCCCAGGCCACGAGATGATCGCCGAGCCGGTCGCGGGACTATCGGTGTCGCTGCACTGGGACTGGATCTGCGGGGTGCTCGAGCCGTCCGAGGCCGCGCAACTCGAGATGATCACGCAGCGCGTCCTCGACATCGTCAACCCATGTCTGGATGCACTGCGGGACGGTCGGCGCACAAAGTGA
- a CDS encoding glycoside hydrolase family 3 N-terminal domain-containing protein — MTLRQKLAQMLVVGVTGAADAQAIVNKEQVGGIFVGSWTDMSILSSGAAARISRNSKIPLMVTVDQEGGRVSRLSSLGIDSPSARELAQTKTPAQVRALGQSIGRQLRQIGVTVDFAPSADVSAEADDEVIGDRSFSNDPAVVTEYAGAFAAGLQSAGITPVYKHFPGHGHGSGDSHLGVVVTPPLSSLEKSDLVPYRTLLKNPGNAAVMVGHLIVPGLTGPETPSSISPRAIGMLRTGQPYGGPPFNGVVFSDDLSGMAAISARYPIEQAVPMAIKAGSDIALWLATDRVSSVLDSLQREVAAKRLTVDRVNRSVVRILRSKGVLTC, encoded by the coding sequence ATGACCTTGCGTCAGAAGCTTGCGCAGATGCTCGTCGTCGGGGTCACCGGGGCGGCCGATGCGCAGGCCATCGTGAACAAGGAACAGGTCGGCGGGATCTTTGTCGGCAGCTGGACCGACATGTCGATCCTGTCCAGTGGCGCGGCCGCCCGGATCTCGCGGAACAGCAAGATCCCACTGATGGTCACCGTCGACCAGGAGGGCGGGCGCGTATCGCGCTTGTCGTCGCTGGGTATCGACAGCCCGTCGGCCCGCGAACTCGCGCAGACGAAGACCCCTGCCCAGGTCCGGGCGCTGGGTCAGTCGATCGGTAGGCAGTTGCGGCAGATCGGCGTCACCGTCGACTTCGCGCCCTCAGCGGACGTGAGCGCCGAGGCCGACGACGAAGTGATCGGCGACCGGTCGTTCAGCAACGATCCGGCCGTCGTGACCGAGTACGCGGGGGCCTTCGCCGCGGGTCTGCAGTCGGCGGGGATCACCCCGGTGTACAAGCACTTTCCCGGGCATGGACACGGTTCCGGCGACTCGCATCTCGGCGTCGTAGTGACGCCGCCGCTGTCGTCGCTGGAGAAGAGCGACCTGGTGCCTTATCGCACGTTGCTCAAGAACCCGGGCAATGCGGCCGTGATGGTCGGCCACCTGATCGTCCCGGGGCTGACCGGCCCGGAGACCCCGTCCAGCATCAGCCCGCGGGCGATCGGCATGTTGCGGACCGGGCAGCCCTACGGCGGACCGCCCTTCAACGGCGTCGTCTTCTCCGACGACCTGTCCGGCATGGCCGCCATCAGCGCTCGTTATCCCATCGAGCAGGCGGTCCCGATGGCCATCAAGGCGGGCTCCGACATCGCGTTGTGGCTGGCGACCGACCGCGTGAGCTCCGTTCTCGACTCTTTGCAGCGCGAGGTCGCGGCCAAACGGCTCACCGTGGACCGGGTGAACCGCTCGGTGGTGCGGATCTTGCGGTCGAAGGGTGTTCTCACCTGCTGA
- a CDS encoding universal stress protein, translating to MDQGVHQTLMIAYDGSPNADRAIRYAAQFLRAETAHVVTAWQPGGMSPARLSTLSGGMQPFLDTQLEAGVDHALKEEAETLNKTGVELAVSVGMDAHGSLVEVESTVWAALVAAADALDVDLLVTGTRGASGLKALLRSSVAEAVLKHCHRPVFIVPAQCEKQPPLTL from the coding sequence ATGGACCAGGGTGTCCACCAGACGCTGATGATCGCCTACGACGGCTCGCCGAATGCCGATCGCGCGATCCGCTACGCCGCACAATTCCTCCGCGCCGAGACGGCGCACGTGGTGACCGCCTGGCAGCCCGGCGGGATGTCGCCGGCACGTCTGTCCACGCTCTCCGGCGGGATGCAGCCATTCCTCGACACCCAGCTCGAGGCCGGCGTCGACCACGCGCTCAAGGAAGAAGCGGAGACCCTCAACAAGACCGGTGTGGAACTGGCCGTCTCGGTCGGGATGGATGCGCACGGATCACTGGTCGAGGTGGAGTCGACGGTATGGGCAGCGCTGGTCGCCGCCGCCGATGCTCTCGACGTGGATCTGCTGGTCACCGGGACACGCGGGGCCTCGGGACTGAAGGCGCTCTTGCGGTCGAGCGTGGCCGAGGCCGTGCTGAAGCATTGCCATCGTCCGGTGTTCATCGTGCCCGCCCAATGCGAGAAGCAACCCCCGTTGACCCTCTGA
- the hypE gene encoding hydrogenase expression/formation protein HypE gives MPEAIRSTARHARNVDMENWVCPLPLRDSPNVVMGHGGGGAMSQQLIEHLFLPSFGAAADAGMGDSAVLDVGGVRLAFSTDSFVVQPPEFPGGSIGELAVNGTVNDLAMAGARPLALSTAFILEEGTPLADVARAAEAMGSAALAAGVSLVTGDTKVVDSGCGDGIYINTAGIGIIDDGVDIGPTRARVGDVVIVSGDIGVHGVAVMSCREGLEFGTSVRSDTASLGGLVAAMIATGADIHTLRDPTRGGLAAGLNEIATTADVGVVLQESAIPVPQEVRDACGVLGLDPMYVANEGKLIAFVAPEHAELLLAAMRAHPLGAGAAVIGDCVPDHRGMVVARTTLGGTRVVDLPVGEQLPRIC, from the coding sequence ATGCCTGAGGCGATCCGGTCGACGGCCCGGCACGCACGCAACGTCGACATGGAGAACTGGGTGTGCCCCCTTCCGCTGCGCGACTCCCCGAATGTGGTGATGGGACACGGTGGCGGGGGTGCGATGTCACAGCAACTCATCGAGCATCTGTTCCTGCCGTCCTTCGGCGCGGCCGCCGACGCGGGCATGGGGGACTCCGCCGTCCTCGACGTCGGCGGTGTCCGCCTGGCGTTCTCGACGGATTCGTTCGTGGTACAGCCGCCGGAGTTCCCGGGCGGGTCGATCGGCGAACTCGCCGTGAACGGCACGGTGAACGATCTCGCGATGGCCGGTGCGCGGCCGCTGGCCCTGTCGACGGCATTCATCCTCGAGGAGGGGACACCGCTCGCCGACGTCGCACGCGCCGCCGAGGCGATGGGGAGCGCGGCCCTTGCCGCGGGCGTCTCACTCGTGACCGGTGACACGAAGGTGGTGGACTCGGGCTGCGGTGACGGCATCTACATCAACACCGCGGGCATCGGGATCATCGACGACGGCGTCGACATCGGACCCACCCGCGCGCGCGTCGGTGACGTGGTGATCGTGAGCGGGGACATCGGTGTGCACGGCGTTGCGGTCATGAGCTGTCGTGAAGGGCTGGAGTTCGGCACGTCGGTGCGCAGCGACACGGCGTCGCTGGGCGGCCTGGTCGCGGCGATGATCGCCACCGGCGCGGACATCCACACACTGCGCGATCCGACCCGCGGCGGACTGGCCGCCGGGCTGAACGAGATCGCGACCACGGCCGACGTCGGAGTGGTCCTGCAGGAGAGCGCGATTCCCGTACCCCAGGAGGTTCGCGATGCGTGTGGTGTGCTCGGCCTCGACCCGATGTACGTGGCCAACGAGGGAAAGCTGATCGCATTCGTCGCACCCGAACACGCCGAGTTGCTCCTGGCCGCGATGCGGGCCCATCCGCTGGGCGCCGGTGCGGCCGTCATCGGCGACTGCGTACCCGACCACCGGGGGATGGTGGTGGCGCGGACCACGCTCGGCGGCACCCGGGTGGTCGATCTGCCAGTGGGCGAGCAGCTGCCGAGAATATGTTGA
- the hypD gene encoding hydrogenase formation protein HypD translates to MKYLDEFSNPDLAAKLIEEIRAATDHRWAIMEVCGGQTHSIVRHGIDQLLPEQIEMIHGPGCPVCVTPLEVIDKALEIAATPGVIFCSFGDMLRVPGTERDLFAVKSAGGDVRVVYSPLDALTLAKENPEREVVFFGIGFETTAPANAMTVFQARRQGITNFSMLVSHVLVPPAIAAIMESPTCRVQAFLAAGHVCSVMGVGQYPPLAQRYRVPMVVTGFEPLDILEGIRRTVIQLEAGRYEVENAYRRAVPAEGNPAAQAMLADVFEVTDRTWRGIGMIPDSGWRLSARYRDFDAEYRFHVDGLHAEESAICRSGEVLQGLIKPHECAAFGTECTPRHPLGATMVSSEGACAAYYLYRRLDLPADAAHSAASHA, encoded by the coding sequence ATGAAGTATCTCGACGAGTTCAGCAACCCGGACCTGGCGGCCAAGCTGATCGAGGAGATCCGCGCGGCGACCGATCATCGGTGGGCGATCATGGAAGTGTGTGGTGGTCAGACGCATTCGATCGTCCGCCACGGGATCGACCAACTGCTTCCCGAGCAGATCGAAATGATCCACGGGCCCGGCTGCCCGGTCTGTGTGACGCCGCTCGAGGTGATCGACAAGGCGCTGGAGATCGCAGCGACCCCCGGGGTCATCTTCTGCTCGTTCGGAGACATGCTGCGGGTACCGGGTACCGAACGTGACCTGTTCGCGGTGAAGAGTGCCGGCGGCGATGTCCGGGTCGTGTACTCACCGCTGGACGCGCTCACTCTCGCCAAGGAGAACCCTGAACGGGAGGTGGTGTTCTTCGGTATCGGATTCGAGACGACCGCACCGGCGAATGCGATGACCGTCTTCCAGGCCCGGCGTCAGGGCATCACCAACTTCTCGATGTTGGTGTCGCATGTGCTGGTGCCGCCGGCGATTGCTGCGATCATGGAGTCGCCGACGTGCCGGGTGCAGGCCTTCCTCGCGGCCGGCCATGTCTGCAGTGTGATGGGCGTCGGCCAGTATCCGCCGCTGGCACAGCGGTATCGGGTGCCCATGGTGGTCACCGGTTTCGAGCCGCTCGACATCCTCGAGGGGATACGGCGGACCGTCATCCAGCTCGAGGCCGGACGGTACGAGGTGGAGAACGCCTACCGTCGCGCGGTCCCGGCGGAGGGGAACCCGGCCGCGCAAGCGATGCTGGCGGATGTCTTCGAGGTGACCGATCGGACCTGGCGAGGCATCGGGATGATCCCGGACAGCGGCTGGCGCCTGTCGGCCCGATATCGGGACTTCGACGCGGAGTACCGGTTCCACGTGGACGGGCTGCATGCCGAGGAGTCGGCGATCTGCCGGTCGGGCGAGGTCCTGCAGGGGCTGATCAAACCGCACGAGTGCGCGGCGTTCGGCACCGAGTGCACGCCGAGACATCCACTCGGCGCGACGATGGTGTCGTCGGAGGGCGCGTGTGCGGCCTATTACCTGTATCGCCGGCTCGATCTCCCGGCCGACGCGGCACATTCGGCGGCGTCGCATGCCTGA